A genomic stretch from Mycosarcoma maydis chromosome 3, whole genome shotgun sequence includes:
- a CDS encoding uncharacterized protein (related to delta3,5-delta2,4-dienoyl-coa isomerase precursor): protein MSFPQPYTGYRDVKYHKLTLEADGVLLLSFNRPPVNAWIDPKWQELSRILRTVRDDPDVSAIVVAGEGRCFTAGLDLNEQSLSDVIAGLPDAARKAFRMRAHLRDFQEAISWFEHVEKPVIAAAHGVAFGLAIDIMSACDIRYATKSTRFSIKEVDAGLAADIGTLQRFPKIVGNDSLARELCYTAREFNAAEAREIGFLSKVVDGGREEVVSAAIKTAAEIASKAPIAVRGTKIYLLHSRDHGVEEGLRFVQAFNSALLQSDDMPEAMLAVMQKQTPKFAKL, encoded by the exons ATGTCGTTCCCGCAACCCTACACCGGCTACCGAGACGTCAAGTACCACAAGCTCACGCTTGAAGCTGATGGAGTGCTTTTGCTCTCGTTCAACCGACCTCCCGTGAATGCCTGGATCGACCCCAAGTGGCAAGAGCTCTCCCGGATCCTACGTACCGTACGCGATGATCCCGACGTGTCTGCGATTGTGGTTGCCGGCGAAGGTCGATGCTTCACCGCTGGCCTCGACCTGAACGAGCAGAGCCTGTCCGACGTCATCGCTGGTCTTCCCGATGCGGCCCGAAAGGCCTTCAGGATGCGTGCGCACTTGCGCGACTTTCAAGAGGCCATATCTTGGTTCGAACACGTCGAAAAGCCTGTGATAGCTGCTGCCCATGGTGTAGCATTTGGACTGGCGATCGACATCATGTCTGCTTGCGACATTCGGTACGCCACCAAGTCCACGAGGTTCAGCATCAAGGAGGTGGATGCAGGTCTTGCAGCCGATATTGGCACGCTGCAGAGGTTCCCCAAGATTGTGGGCAacgactcgctcgccagGGAACTCTGCTATACTGCCAGGGAATTCAATGCGGCTGAAGCAAGGGAGATCGGCTTCTTGAGCAAGGTCGTGGATGGAGGCAGAGAAGAGGTTGTTT ctgctgctatTAAGACTGCCGCCGAAATTGCATCCAAGGCACCCATCGCTGTCCGAGGGACCAAGATATACCTCTTGCACAGTCGAGACCACGG CGTCGAGGAAGGCCTTCGCTTCGTCCAAGCGTTCAACTCGGCGCTTCTCCAATCGGACGATATGCCCGAGGCGATGCTTGCCGTTATGCAGAAACAGACGCCCAAATTTGCCAAGCTGTGA
- a CDS encoding uncharacterized protein (related to PMU1 - putative phosphomutase), with protein sequence MHNSYTFTTHTGFFKYDTVDGASLPAVAANFGLHENTSWAELLQTLLELNVQGLVTDGSSYKLVFAGRHGQGYHNVAESQYGTEAWDSYWSKLTTDGKLVWGPDARLTPLGIQQAHAVNEAWVAMLKQPDHAPLPTKLFSSPLSRALSTLEISYDKLLVSNPNNTSSTSTSQPRAQVVQLQSLLSHLDQAQLPDGLEMHLKRLFGWIGSVPSELAAQLQSILWQRAHNQIPAGLGRLVQNIMSHYAPRPVPQVKELFREEYGEHTCDQRRTKSQIAADYPNAVFEAGFAQQDPLWTTTREQADHLDERIHQALTQMWNESPLDQVVSVTSHSGVMQSLFRVVGHYPIKPGTGALVPLIIKATPRR encoded by the coding sequence ATGCACAATTCGTATACGTTCACCACTCACACCGGTTTCTTCAAGTACGACACAGTGGATGGCGCCTCGCTCCCCGCGGTTGCGGCCAACTTTGGTCTGCATGAAAACACGAGCTGGGCGGAGCTCTTGCAGACGCTactcgagctcaacgtgCAAGGGTTGGTCACTGATGGCTCGTCGTACAAGCTCGTGTTTGCTGGACGTCATGGTCAAGGCTACCACAATGTGGCTGAGAGTCAGTACGGTACTGAGGCTTGGGATTCGTACTGGTCCAAGTTGACTACGGACGGCAAGCTCGTGTGGGGACCGGATGCTCGGTTGACGCCGCTGGGCATTCAACAGGCGCACGCGGTGAACGAAGCTTGGGTGGCGATGCTCAAGCAGCCAGACCATGCACCTCTGCCGACCAAGCTCTTCTCGAGCCCGCTCAGCCGTGCTCTGTCCACGCTCGAGATTTCGTACGACAAGCTGCTGGTGAGCAACCCCAATAATACTTCCAGCACCTCTACGTcgcagcctcgagcgcaAGTGGTGCAATTGCAAAGCTTGCTTTCCCACCTCGATCAAGCGCAGCTTCCAGATGGACTCGAGATGCATCTTAAGAGGCTTTTCGGTTGGATTGGCAGTGTTCCCTCGGAACTGGCTGCACAGCTGCAGAGCATCCTCTGGCAACGCGCACACAACCAGATCCCAGCAGGGCTTGGCCGACTGGTGCAAAACATCATGTCGCACTACGCTCCGCGGCCGGTTCCGCAGGTCAAGGAGCTCTTCCGAGAAGAGTACGGTGAACACACGTGCGACCAGCGACGCACTAAATCGCAGATCGCTGCTGACTACCCCAACGCTGTATTCGAAGCTGGTTTCGCGCAACAGGATCCACTCTGGACTACGACGCGTGAACAAGCTGACCACTTGGATGAGCGCATTCATCAAGCATTGACACAAATGTGGAACGAATCGCCGCTCGATCAGGTCGTGTCTGTGACGAGCCACTCGGGCGTCATGCAGAGCTTGTTCAGGGTTGTAGGTCATTACCCGATCAAGCCGGGAACGGGCGCGCTCGTTCCGTTGATCATCAAGGCTACACCGCGTAGGTGA
- a CDS encoding uncharacterized protein (related to alcohol dehydrogenase), with the protein MVTNHQVLFNKTQPTGLPKPGETTKPGSAELDIDNVALNGGVLTRNIAVSLDPTMRNRMKGNNGYFSAPYVVGQPVTAIGIAEVVRSEVNDFAPGDIVYAWSTGIEDYTIHPAAAAATFRKFDPAQLNNGLSITTYLGAAGMAGMTAYMSLKEIIGDLKPGNKMFVSGAAGAVGQLVVQLCHQAGVGVIASAGSDEKCEFVRSLGAEESINYKTEDLRAKLKAFAADTGIHYYFDNVGGDQLEAYIDNAARYGIIVACGYISGYNAEKPEDVVYPKNLFNVITKELKYQGFIVSSYIPKWLGKFMDEVPKMLADGTIKNREDVTFGVYGAEDAFLRLFTGDNSGKVAVLIDTDRAEKWNLKKQMDASKVWK; encoded by the coding sequence ATGGTCACGAACCACCAGGTGCTCTTCAACAAGACTCAACCCACCGGTCTGCCCAAGCCAGGCGAGACCACCAAGCCAGGCtctgccgagctcgacattgacaATGTTGCTCTCAACGGTGGCGTCCTGACGCGCAACATTGCTGTCTCTCTCGACCCTACCATGCGCAATCGTATGAAAGGCAACAACGGCTACTTTTCAGCACCATATGTTGTCGGTCAGCCTGTCACCGCTATCGGTATCGCCGAAGTAGTCCGATCCGAGGTGAACGATTTTGCTCCCGGTGATATTGTCTACGCCTGGTCCACCGGTATCGAAGACTACACCATCCACCCAGCCGCTGCGGCTGCTACATTCCGGAAATTTGACCCGGCCCAGTTGAACAACGGCCTTTCGATCACCACTTACCTCGGTGCAGCTGGTATGGCAGGTATGACCGCCTACATGTCGCTCAAGGAGATCATTGGCGATCTTAAGCCGGGCAACAAGATGTTCGTCTcgggtgctgctggtgcggTCGGTCAGCTGGTCGTGCAGCTTTGTCACCAGGCTGGTGTGGGAGTGATTGCCTCGGCCGGCTCGGACGAAAAGTGCGAGTTCGTGCGCTCGCTCGGGGCGGAGGAATCGATCAACTACAAGACCGAAGACCTCCgcgccaagctcaaagcGTTTGCCGCCGATACTGGAATCCACTACTACTttgacaatgtcggcgGTGACCAACTAGAAGCATACATCGACAACGCCGCGCGCTACGGTATCATTGTCGCATGCGGCTACATCTCTGGTTACAACGCCGAAAAACCCGAAGACGTCGTTTACCCGAAAAACTTGTTCAACGTCATCACAAAGGAGCTCAAGTACCAAGGCTTCATTGTCAGCTCGTACATCCCCAAGTGGCTCGGCAAGTTCATGGACGAGGTACCCAAGATGCTTGCCGACGGTACCATCAAGAACCGAGAGGATGTCACGTTTGGTGTCTACGGCGCCGAGGATGCGTTTTTGCGATTGTTCACCGGCGACAACTCGGGCAAGGTGGCAGTATTGATCGATACCGACAGAGCCGAAAAGTGGAACTTGAAGAAGCAAATGGATGCATCCAAGGTGTGGAAGTGA
- a CDS encoding uncharacterized protein (related to aspartate-tRNA ligase): MLKRAVAKVTGDSSGENGHSKVSRSPSTGQATPNAPPSAKSTINSTQSADLPDKKFRLSHIFSGHSLPGTRRSTSRAASLDEPRPSAVKKAQRIEEKERKAIEQEKVKERIAMARKYSDLRAAQIETPEQRARYGEEYPVDWNKHHDQWANIFTICHDAQIGDTVTLRARIHTIRDVSSHLVFIVLRQQISTIQAVLAEENDNVTGHMVRWAKRLPLESIVLVRGKLQKPREPITGTTTQQAEIKVQQLYLVTSPKEPLPFNVYDADLVLKKSDDDHSGSASGHGTDSDGEGPPRDENHSIERHEGPVITQRVRLTNRIIDLRTPTAQAIFRINAAICNNFRSHLDKNHFLEIHTPKLQGGASESGSSVFMLDYFGRPAFLAQSPQLFKQMCIAADFKRVYEIGPVFRAENSNTARHLTEYTGLDIEMEIVHYYDAIRVIDGMLKSIFVALRDNFKPERELIKRHFPHEDLVYPEDTLILPFAQGVRLLVQSGYVEEDGSVPKEDEDLHTRAEIRLGELIKEKYNTDYYILDKFPSSVRPFYAMEDKEDSKVTNSFDIFIRGQEICTGGQRIHDIEELERKMHRLSISSKGMQEYLEGFRLGAPPHAGCGIGLERLVMLYLNLGDVRYGTLFHRDPRSLPLQKNDVDELRHPEASTNPPPWKHPRLALKADAESELRDLQPLEKLIANYGDASNTAWLDDRYKVWRHADTGAAVGYSPFKGYAMIIGDPLCDKTQLSQVISAFLQYIKKEAKLKPIWMMVCEEVEEILGGRLNWCSLSCAAEERVEDPTKNPARHDPDIQKKVRHARKEGVKIQDYALAENVPDEVMRETDERIEDWRKNRKGEQVHMTDVHPWRDMSHRVYYIARDSSSKVCAMVVLHQLSPQHGWQIKWALDFPGAPNGTIEHVILHALENNAGSKMTFGASATSKLVAKHGLSKVTTKWLTKAYNSLAEHNKLTNKGEFRQKLGAVEDRVYICYPRHGLSPAGIQAIIGFFKQ, from the coding sequence ATGCTCAAGCGTGCCGTAGCCAAAGTCACTGGCGACTCTTCTGGCGAGAATGGTCACTCGAAAgtgtctcgctcgccttcCACCGGTCAGGCCACACCCAACGCACCTCCCTCGGCCAAGTCTACCATCAACTCAACCCAGAGCGCTGACCTTCCCGATAAAAAATTCCGCCTTTCGCACATCTTCTCTGGCCACTCGCTTCCCGGTACACGTAGATCCACCTCGCGCGCTGCCAGCCTCGATGAGCCGCGTCCTAGCGCCGTCAAAAAGGCGCAGCGCATCGAAGAAAAGGAGCGCAAGGCTATAGAGCAGGAGAAGGTCAAGGAGAGGATCGCTATGGCTCGCAAGTACTCGGATCTTCGCGCTGCACAGATTGAAACTCCAGAACAGCGCGCTCGCTACGGCGAAGAGTATCCCGTCGATTGGAACAAACACCACGACCAGTGGGCTAACATCTTCACCATCTGCCACGATGCACAGATTGGCGACACCGTCACACTGCGCGCTCGCATTCACACCATCCGAGACGTCAGCTCCCACCTCGTCTTTATCGTACTCCGCCAGCAGATCTCCACCATCCAAGCCGTGCTTGCCGAAGAGAACGACAACGTCACCGGTCACATGGTTCGATGGGCCAAGAGGCTGCCCCTCGAGTCGATCGTCCTCGTTCGTGGAAAGCTCCAAAAACCGCGCGAGCCGATCACGGGCACCACCACGCAGCAGGCCGAGATCAaagtgcagcagctctACCTCGTCACCTCACCTAAAGAGCCGCTTCCTTTCAACGTCTACGATGCCGACCTCGTACTCAAgaagagcgacgatgatcaCAGCGGCAGCGCAAGCGGTCATGGCACCGATTCCGATGGTGAAGGTCCGCCTCGTGACGAAAACCACTCGATCGAACGCCATGAGGGTCCCGTCATCACGCAGCGTGTTCGCCTCACCAATCGTATCATTGATTTGCGCACTCCCACCGCTCAGGCCATCTTTCGCATCAACGCCGCCATCTGCAACAATTTTCGCTCGCACCTCGACAAGAACCACTTTCTCGAGATTCACACCCCCAAGCTGCAAGGCGGCGCTTCGGAGTCGGGTTCGAGCGTCTTTATGCTCGACTACTTTGGTCGTCCCGCCTTCCTGGCCCAGAGTCCTCAGCTGTTCAAGCAGATGTGCATCGCGGCCGACTTCAAGCGTGTCTACGAGATTGGCCCCGTCTTTCGTGCCGAAAACTCCAACACCGCTCGTCATTTGACCGAATACACTGGCCTGGACATTGAAATGGAGATCGTCCACTACTATGACGCCATCCGCGTCATTGACGGCATGCTCAAGAGCATCTTTGTTGCACTCAGGGACAACTTTAAGCCCGAGCGCGAGCTCATCAAGCGACACTTTCCCCACGAAGACCTAGTCTATCCCGAAGACACGCTCATCCTCCCCTTTGCACAGGGTGTCCGTCTGCTCGTACAGTCGGGCTACGTCGAGGAAGACGGCAGCGTGCCcaaggaggacgaggatctGCACACGCGTGCCGAAATTCGTCTTGGAGAGCTGATCAAGGAAAAGTACAACACTGACTACTACATTCTCGACAAGTTTCCCTCCTCGGTCCGACCCTTCTACGCCAtggaggacaaggaggaCTCCAAAGTGACCAATTCGTTTGATATCTTTATTCGTGGTCAGGAGATCTGCACGGGTGGTCAGCGTATCCACGACAttgaagagctcgagcgcaagaTGCACCGtctctcgatctcgtccaaAGGAATGCAAGAGTACCTCGAGGGCTTCCGCCTTGGTGCACCTCCGCATGCAGGCTGCGGTATCGGCCTGGAACGACTGGTGATGCTTTATCTCAACTTGGGCGACGTCCGTTACGGAACGCTCTTCCACCGTGACCCTCGTAGTCTGCCGCTGCAGAAGAACGACGTGGACGAACTGCGTCACCCCGAGGCTAGCACCAACCCACCACCTTGGAAGCATCCACGACTAGCGCTCAAGGCCGACGCAGAAAGCGAGCTGCGTGATCTGCAGCCCTTggagaagctcatcgcCAACTACGGTGATGCCTCCAACACGGCCTGGCTGGACGACCGCTACAAGGTGTGGCGACATGCCGACACGGGTGCTGCTGTAGGCTACTCGCCGTTCAAGGGCTATGCCATGATCATTGGCGACCCGCTGTGCGACAAAACACAGCTATCGCAGGTAATCTCGGCTTTCCTGCAATACATCAAGAAGGAGGCCAAACTCAAGCCTATttggatgatggtgtgcgaagaggtcgaggagATCCTGGGCGGACGGCTCAATTGGTGCTCGCTTTCTTGTGCCGCGGAAGAGCGCGTGGAAGACCCAACGAAGAatccagctcgacacgACCCTGATATTCAGAAGAAGGTGCGCCACGCACGCAAGGAAGGTGTCAAGATCCAAGATTATGCGCTCGCCGAAAACGTGCCGGACGAGGTGATGCGCGAAACggacgagcgcatcgaggaCTGGCGCAAGAACCGCAAGGGCGAGCAAGTGCACATGACCGACGTGCACCCATGGCGCGACATGTCGCACCGCGTCTATTACATTGCGCGCGACTCTTCGAGCAAAGTTTGCGCCATGGTGGTGCTGCACCAGCTCTCACCACAACATGGGTGGCAAATCAAGTGGGCGCTTGATTTTCCCGGTGCGCCCAACGGCACCATCGAACATGTCATTCTGCACGCGCTCGAGAACAATGCCGGCAGCAAGATGACATTTGGCGCCTCTGCGACCTCCAAGCTGGTGGCCAAGCACGGTTTGAGCAAGGTCACAACAAAGTGGTTGACCAAGGCGTACAACTCGCTAGCTGAGCATAACAAGCTCACCAACAAGGGCGAGTTCAGGCAGAAGCTCGGTGCGGTCGAAGACAGGGTGTACATTTGCTACCCACGACATGGCCTTTCGCCCGCCGGTATTCAAGCGATCATTGGCTTCTTTAAGCAGTAG